In Zhaonella formicivorans, one DNA window encodes the following:
- the dnaA gene encoding chromosomal replication initiator protein DnaA encodes MLSAELDEIWSRTLDILENELSRPSFETWLKSTRLLNFDGLTMLIGVPNEFAKDWLETRYYNMIKNTIQLIIDQDVNLSFVLPSTKEYMLYSKRTENKPHAVPHIQTTGSEETPHLNSKYTFDTFVIGNSNRFAHAASLAVAETPAKTYNPLFIYGGVGLGKTHLMHAIGHYVIEHNKKARVLYVSSEKFTNELINSIQDGKTVEFRNKYRNIDVLLIDDIQFLAKKERTQEEFFHTFNALHEANKQIVISSDRPPKEIPTLEDRLRSRFEWGLITDIQPPDLETRIAILRKKASLEGLEMPDEAMMTIANKIQSNIRELEGALIRVAAYASISKRTITAEIVEEALKDLVPTAKPPEITISRIQEKVAKHFNLRVEEFKAKKRTRSVAFPRQIAMYLARELTDLSLPRIGEEFGGRDHTTVLHAWDKISSDLRADGNLQQIIDQITEAIKSPN; translated from the coding sequence ATGTTGTCTGCAGAATTAGATGAGATTTGGAGCCGCACTCTGGATATCCTGGAAAATGAGTTGAGCCGGCCAAGTTTTGAAACCTGGTTAAAATCAACCAGGCTCCTTAACTTCGATGGCCTGACCATGCTAATCGGCGTTCCTAACGAGTTTGCAAAGGATTGGCTGGAAACCCGTTATTATAATATGATCAAGAATACAATTCAATTAATCATAGATCAGGATGTAAACTTAAGCTTTGTTCTGCCTTCAACCAAAGAATATATGTTATACAGCAAGCGAACGGAAAACAAACCGCATGCGGTTCCGCATATTCAGACAACCGGTTCTGAAGAAACGCCCCACTTAAACAGTAAGTATACTTTTGATACTTTTGTCATTGGAAACAGCAACCGGTTCGCTCATGCAGCCTCGCTGGCAGTAGCAGAAACACCTGCCAAAACCTACAATCCTTTATTTATCTATGGCGGAGTTGGTTTAGGCAAAACTCATCTGATGCACGCCATAGGCCATTACGTAATAGAACACAATAAAAAAGCAAGAGTCCTCTATGTTTCTTCTGAAAAGTTTACCAATGAACTGATAAATTCCATTCAAGACGGCAAAACTGTTGAGTTCAGAAATAAATACCGTAACATAGACGTTCTGCTAATTGACGACATTCAGTTCCTGGCAAAAAAAGAGAGGACCCAGGAAGAATTTTTCCATACATTTAATGCCCTGCATGAAGCCAACAAACAAATTGTAATTTCCAGCGACAGGCCCCCAAAAGAGATTCCCACTTTGGAAGACCGTTTGCGGTCGCGCTTTGAATGGGGGTTAATCACCGATATACAACCCCCTGACCTGGAAACGAGAATAGCAATTTTGCGTAAAAAAGCCAGTCTGGAAGGTTTGGAAATGCCTGATGAAGCAATGATGACTATAGCCAATAAGATCCAATCCAATATCAGGGAACTGGAAGGTGCTCTAATCCGAGTAGCTGCGTACGCTTCAATCAGCAAAAGGACCATTACCGCTGAAATAGTTGAAGAAGCTTTAAAAGATCTGGTGCCGACCGCTAAACCTCCGGAAATCACCATCTCCAGAATTCAAGAAAAAGTAGCTAAGCACTTTAACTTGAGGGTTGAGGAATTTAAAGCAAAGAAAAGAACCAGAAGCGTTGCTTTTCCCAGGCAAATTGCCATGTACTTAGCCAGGGAGCTAACCGACTTATCTTTACCCAGGATTGGGGAGGAATTTGGGGGCAGGGATCACACCACGGTTCTTCATGCCTGGGATAAAATATCCTCTGATTTAAGGGCCGATGGAAACTTGCAGCAAATTATCGACCAGATTACTGAAGCAATTAAATCACCCAACTAG
- the rnpA gene encoding ribonuclease P protein component: MLSKPYRLKHQKDFKITYNKGKSVAGQYVVLYYLENGLEVNKFGFSISKKIGKAVVRNRIRRILRECCRLHKDKLLPGYNLIFIARPKIRGIKYRLVENEILQLFSKAQLLREDV, encoded by the coding sequence TTGTTAAGCAAGCCTTACCGTTTGAAACATCAAAAAGACTTTAAAATTACTTATAATAAAGGTAAATCAGTAGCCGGGCAATATGTGGTCTTGTACTATCTCGAAAATGGCTTAGAAGTCAATAAGTTTGGTTTTTCTATTTCCAAAAAGATAGGCAAAGCAGTAGTAAGAAACAGAATAAGAAGAATTTTAAGAGAATGCTGCCGTTTGCACAAAGATAAACTGCTCCCCGGTTATAATTTAATTTTTATAGCTCGCCCAAAAATTAGAGGAATTAAGTACCGGTTGGTCGAAAATGAAATACTGCAGTTATTTTCTAAAGCACAACTCTTACGCGAAGATGTGTAG
- the rpmH gene encoding 50S ribosomal protein L34, translated as MKRTYQPKNRKHKKVHGFLSRTSTPGGRNVLRRRRQKGRKRLTA; from the coding sequence ATGAAAAGGACTTACCAACCTAAAAACAGAAAACATAAAAAAGTACATGGTTTTCTAAGCAGAACAAGTACCCCTGGTGGTAGAAACGTTCTGAGGAGAAGACGTCAAAAAGGAAGAAAAAGACTTACCGCATAA